One Luteolibacter flavescens genomic region harbors:
- a CDS encoding ABC transporter ATP-binding protein, translating to MIEVRQLTKSFARHQAVKGIDFNVSPGEIVGFLGPNGAGKTTTLRMLTGYLPPTSGSARVAGFDIFRQSLEARRCIGYMPENVPLYDDMRVREYLKYRATLKGLSNRDARRRVNEVIDICGLEGVRRKMIRVLSKGYRQRVGLADALVHEPQLLILDEPTNGLDPNQIRQIRDLIKKLSEKHTILLSTHILHEVEMTCGRVIIIDGGQIKAQDTPQNLVAGMRAAGRVHAEISGDLGVIGPALQRLDHVKRVTSEPIADDWAHYEILVDSGTDARERIHELVSQYGWPMRSLHRKDATLEDVFVELTRRD from the coding sequence ATGATCGAAGTCCGGCAACTCACCAAGAGCTTCGCCCGCCATCAGGCGGTCAAAGGGATCGATTTCAACGTCTCCCCCGGCGAGATCGTCGGCTTCCTGGGGCCGAATGGCGCCGGGAAAACCACGACCCTCCGGATGCTGACCGGCTACCTGCCGCCCACCTCCGGCAGCGCGCGGGTCGCGGGGTTCGACATCTTCCGCCAGTCGCTCGAGGCCCGGCGCTGCATCGGCTACATGCCGGAGAACGTGCCACTCTACGACGACATGCGGGTCCGCGAGTATCTGAAATACCGCGCCACCCTGAAGGGCCTGAGCAACCGAGACGCCCGCCGCCGGGTGAACGAGGTGATCGACATCTGCGGCTTGGAAGGCGTCCGCCGGAAGATGATCCGCGTCCTTTCCAAGGGCTACCGGCAGCGGGTCGGCCTGGCCGACGCACTGGTCCACGAGCCGCAGCTCCTCATCCTCGACGAGCCGACCAACGGACTGGACCCCAATCAGATCCGCCAGATCCGCGACCTGATCAAGAAGCTCTCCGAGAAGCATACCATCCTGCTTTCCACCCACATCCTGCATGAGGTGGAAATGACCTGCGGTCGGGTGATCATCATCGACGGTGGCCAGATCAAGGCGCAGGACACGCCGCAGAACCTCGTCGCCGGCATGCGTGCTGCCGGCCGGGTCCATGCGGAGATTTCCGGCGATCTGGGAGTCATCGGCCCCGCCCTCCAGCGTCTGGATCACGTCAAGCGTGTGACCTCCGAGCCGATAGCTGACGATTGGGCCCACTACGAAATCCTCGTGGACTCCGGCACCGACGCCCGCGAACGCATCCACGAGCTCGTCAGCCAGTACGGCTGGCCGATGCGCAGCCTCCATCGCAAGGACGCCACGCTGGAAGACGTCTTCGTGGAACTGACCCGCCGGGATTGA